The Phormidium sp. PBR-2020 DNA segment GACTGCTGGTAGCGATGAAACTGCCCGACTATGGAATCTCCAGGGGGATCTCCTGACTGTATTTCGGGGGCATGAGAATAGGATTGCTCGTGCTGTATTTAGCCCCAATGGTCAGCATATTTTGACTGCCAGCGAAGATAAAACTGCCCGATTATGGGATCTTCAAGGAAATCTCTTAGCTGTCTTGCAGGAATATGGAAGTGTCCTCACAAGTGCTGCATTTAGTGTAGACGGGCGATATATTCTGACTTCAGCTACTAGCGATTATCAATCTGCCCGTTTATGGGATCGCCGAGGTCAACTCTTGGCTGTGTTGCCAGCTCACCAGAGTGTGGATGGATTTCACCGGGCTATATTTAGCCCGGATGGTCAGTACATTTTTACTTATGGTTTCGGCCACATTGCTCGGCTGTGGGATATATCAGATGCAATTGCGACCCAAGTCGAACAAATTACTGCTCTGCAAGCCCTTCAAGAAGGTGTCTTCAGCAGAAATGCTCAAATCAACATCTTTCAGGGGCATACAGGTCGTTTAGATCATGTCGCCTTTAGCCCTGATGGTCAGCATATCTTGACTGCTAGTAGAGATCGAACTGCCCGATTATGGAATCTCCAAGGCAATCTTCTAGCTATTTTACAGGGGCATACAGGTGCTGTCTCCGGTGTTGTTTTTAGCCCCGATAGTTTGCAAATCCTTACTACCAGCCGGTCGGATAACACAGTCCAGTTATGGGATCGCCAAGGTAACCTCGTAGTTATGTTGCAGGGACATGAGGGTGAAGTAAAAAGTGCTGTATTTAGCCCCGATGGTCAGCAAATTCTGACTGCCAGCGAAGATAAAACTGCCCGCTTATGGGATCTCCAAGGTAATCTCTTGGCTGTTCTACGGGGACACGATGGTGAGGTTAGAAGTGCTATATTTACCTCAGATGGACAGTCCATATTGACTCGCAGTCTCGACCAAACTGCTCGGTTATGGACTCTCCAAGGGAATCCTCTCGCTGTCTTACGGGGACATAGTGCTTATATCAGCACTGCTGTGTTTAGTCCCGATAGTCAGCATATTTTGACTTCCAGTGCAGATCAAACTGCCCGCTTATGGGATCTCCAAGGTAATCTTCTGACTGTTCTACGAGGGCATGAGGATAGGGTCAACAGTGCAGAATTTAGCCCTGATGGTCGGCATATTTTGACTATTAGTGGGAGTAGATCTGCTGGGTTATGGGATCGCCAAGGTAATCTTCTGGTTATTTTACGGGGACATGAAGATGCGGTTACTAGCGCCAAATTTAGCCCCAATGGTCGTTACATCTTGACTGCGAGTGGGGATAGAACCATCCGTTTGTGGGATTACCAAGGTAATCTCTTAGCTCTCTTGCGGGGACATGAAGATGCAGTTACCGACGCAGAATTTAGCCCTAATGGTCGTTACATTTTGACGGCTAGTTTTGATCAAACTGCTCGCTTATGGGACGTATCCGCTGCCATTGATCTTCAAGCCGAAGAAACATCTGTCCAGCTAGCCTTTGAGGCAACTGTGTCTGATCGAAACGCTCCTCAAGCAGAAGCCGCCCTTCAATCTGCGATCCAACTCAATCACCAAGATACCGCTGAGGCGAGGCAACAGGGGCTGCAAAAATTAGACGAAGCCCTCAATCTGTATCGTACCGATAACAACCTAGCGAAAGCCGCCTACACCCTACTCCTCATCGGCAACATCTACACCGACTTAGGGCAATTCCAAGCTGCCCTGGATGCTTATACCGAAGCCTTGCCTCTGTCTCGCCAAGCTGGGGATAGAGCAGAAGAAGCCGCTATTCTCAATCGCTTGGGGCAACTCTACACCACCCTAGCTGTTCCCGAAACCGCCCTAGATTACCACAACCAAGCCCTGCCCCTGCTGTATCAACTCAACGACAAGGGCGGTGCTGCTGCTACCTTCAACAACATTGGCGATATTCAAGCTGATGCCAACGAATGGGAAGCTGCCCGGGATAACTATACCCAAGCCCTGATTATCTCCCGTCCCGCTGGAGATCTCGCTGCCGAAGCCACCGCCCTGAGTAATATTGGCAGCACTTACATTCCTGCTGGGGATTGGGGTACTGCCCTCAATGCCTACCAGCAAGCCCTGATCATTACTCGTCACCTCAACGACAAAATCCACGAAAGCAGCATCCTCAACCAACTGGGAACTATCCACGCTGCCTTAGGGGACAACGCCACTGCCCTCGAACATTACAACCAAGCCTTAGCCTTAGCTCAACAACTCGGCTATAAAACCGAAGAAGCCGATATTTTTTATAACCAAGCCCGCCTTAACCGCCAGCAAAATAACCTCACCGCTGCTAAAGCCGATATTGAAAACGCAATCGAGATTGTTGAGGCTCTGCGTAGCGAAATTGCTAGTCAAACCCTACGGCAATCCTACTTTGCCCGCAACCAAGCCTACTACCAGCTCTACATCGACCTGCTGATGCAACAGCATCAACAAACCCCCAATCAGGGCTACGATGCCCTCGCCCTCCACGTCAGCGAACGCGCCCGCGCCCGTAGCCTCCTCGAACAGCTCACCGAAGCCGGCCTCAACCTCAGAGCCGACCTCGACCCCGCCCTCCTTGCTGAAGAACAACGCCTCACCCAAGCCCTCAACGCTGCCGACCAAAAACGCCTTGACCTGCTCAACAGCAGCTACAGCAACAACGATCTTGAGGCTGTGAAAGCAGAAATTGATGCCATCCTCCAGCAACTCCAACGCCTAGAAGCTCAGATCCGCCAAGCCAACCCCGCCTACGCCAACCTCAGATATCCCGATCCTCTCGTCCTCGCCGACATCCAAAGCAAAATCCTCGACGACAAGACCCTGCTCCTGCAATACGCCCTCGGTGACGAGCGCAGTTATCTCTTCCTCGTCAGCAAAACTAGCCTCAAAACCTACACCCTGCCCCCCAAAGCCGAGATTGAGACAGCGGTGGAAGCCTACCGCGCCCTGCTCCAGTCCCCCAGCTTCACCGATCTGAGCCAGGGGCAGCAACTGAGCCAAATGCTATTGGGTCAATTGGCCGATGAACTGAGGGATCAACGCCTGGTCATTGTCGGGGATGGCAAACTCCAACTTCTGCCCTTTGCTGCCTTACCTTGGGGTTCAGGGACAAGCTCCGCGCCCCTGCTGGCTAATCACGAAATCATTACCCTGCCCTCTGTCACCAGTCTGGCAGTGCAGCGGGAACAGTGGCAACAACGCCCACAAGCCCCTAAAACCCTGGCAGTGCTGGCTGACCCGGTGTTCACAGCCAATGATCCGCGTTTGGGGGAGAATGCTAGGACGATCGTTTCTGGAGATCTATCCAGAGAGCCAAGCTTGGTTCAAGATCCGGTTCGTAATAGCTGTGGAGACTTCGCTCGCCTCCCCTACACCGCCGCCGAAGCCGAGCAAATTCTCGCCCTCGTCCCTGCTGCCCAGCAATTCAGCGCCTTAGGCTTCGATGCTAACCACGCCACCGCCACCGCCGCCAACCTCAACCAGTATCAGATCGTCCACCTTGCCACCCACGGCTGCATTCAAGATAATCCTCTACTCTCTAATCTGGCGCTTTCCTTCTTCCAACCCGATGGCCAAAGAGCCGAAAGCAGTTCGCTGAAACTGCAAGATATCTACAACTTAGAACTCAATGCTGAATTGGTTGTTCTAAGCGCTTGTCAAACCGGGACGGGCAAGGAAGTTCAAGGCGAAGGTATTGTTGGTTTAACCCGTGGCTTTATGTACGCCGGGGCACGCCGGATTGTCGTGAGTTTGTGGAGTGTGAACGATCGCGCCACCTCAACCCTCATGGGTGACTATTACCGCCAGATGCTGCAACAAGGACGCGATCCAGCAGCAGCGCTACAACAAGCACAACTGGCGATGTGGCAAAGCGGCAACAACTCAGCCCCTTACTACTGGGCACCATTCACCATTCAAGGCGATTGGTAAATTGCACCAAACTATAACCATAGAAACCAGGTTAGCGATTCTTCAGGATCGATCGCTCTTGCCTTCGTGCTTTCGACTGTGCTAGGATGTCAGAGCGAAAATTTCGTGCGGACGTGGCGGAATTGGTAGACGCGCTAGATTTAGGTTCTAGTACCGCAAGGTGTGAAGGTTCAAGTCCTTTCGTCCGCATTGTATAATTAAAAAAGATTCCCGCAACGGGAATACCCCCAACCCCGGCTTCCCCCAAGCCGGGGTTCCCTCATGGCGGCTAATCCTTCTGAGTATCGGCCTCTCGCAGGGCGGCGATAATCTTGCTGTTAGCTTTGGGGAAGGGAAACTCATCGAGTTCATCTAACCTTACCCAGCGGATTTCCTGGGATTCGAGGGCTTGGGGGTCTCCCGATAGATGCCGACAGTGATAGACATGGAGAGAGACTTTGAAGTGACTGTAGGCGTGGCTGACGGTAATTAGGTGATCGCCGACTTCCACATCAATGGCCAGTTCTTCTTGGATTTCACGGCGAATACAGTCGGGATAAGATTCACCGGCTTCGAGTTTACCGCCAGGGAACTCCCACAGGCCCCCCAGGAGACCCTCCTCGGGACGGCGATCAATCAAAATTTGTTGGCGATCGTTCCAAATTACGGCCACGCCAATTTCTTTGTGGGGTAGGGGTGAACGGGATTCAGTCATGGGAAGATCCTGTTGAGTATGGGTTTGATAGGCTTGGCATTCATGCCGCCAGGGACAAAGTAGACAAGCGGGATTTTTGGGGGTGCAACAGGTGGCCCCCAAGTCCATGATGGCTTGGTTGAAGTCTCGGGGGTTTTGAGGATCGAGAAGTTGACCCGAGAGATCCCACAGTTCCGTTAAGGCTTTGGACGGGGGAACGGCTAGGGCAATCAGTCGGGCTAAGACTCGTTTAACGTTGCCATCGAGTAGGGGCTGAGGTTGGGCAAATGCAGCACTAAGAATTGCTCCAGCGGTACTGCGGCCAATTCCGGGAAGGGCTAATACCTCATCATAGCTTTGGGGAAATTCCCCATGATGGCGATCGCAAATCTCTTGGGCACTTCGGTGCAGGTTGCGGGCCCGGGCATAGTAGCCTAATCCTTCCCAGGCTTTGAGAACGGTTTGTAAGTCGGCTTGGGCCAAACGTTGCACATCGGGGAACTGCTGCATCCACCGTTCAAAGTAAGGGAGAACGGTTTTCACTTGCGTCTGTTGCAACATCACTTCCGAAATCCAGATTCGGTACGGGGTGGGGTGATCTCGCCAGGGAAGCGATCGCCCCTGGTGACGATACCACTCCAGCAGCGATCGCCGTAACTGGTGGCGTTGGGTGTCGCTGAATTGTCTCGAATGCCCCCCCATCAATCCATCACCATGATTACAAACCCTGTCATTTTAAAGCATCTTGGCCCTGGCTTATCCCCTCAACGGGGGGTCTGCATACTCCAATCTTTTAAAAAAAACTGTCTCAAAGGCTACAATAACTCGTGATTCATGGGGGTCATTTTTGTCAAGATATGCTGACAAAATAAGCAAACAAACTAGGTTAAAGAGTCAAGCAAAGAGGAGTAAATTAAACCGTCAATTACGAGCAGTTTGATCTAAAATACAACTTAGGCATTCCACGGTTTCTAAATGGGTCGCCACAGCTTTCACGTCACAACTGAATAGTGTTTTTCTCTTCACCTGCCATGATGCAACTTTATCCCGCACCCGCTAGGCTTCAGTCCCTTAATACTCAACGAGTTCCTGAGATACACCCTCCTCCAGGTGCTCAGGTCGGCGGCGATCGCACCACCTTCCCCACCATTTATTCGAGCCTTTCACCTCAGTCCCTAATTTCGGAAGTGTTATCGTCTTATGACATTGAGCGAGTCATCTCCTGTCAATTTTGGAATCGGGGATTAAGTGATGTCTACCTCGTGCAAACCATCAGCCGCTCCTATATTTTGCGGGTCTCTCATCACCACTGGCGCAGCCGTTCAGATGTCTATTTTGAATTAGAATTTCTCTCATTCTGTCGCGATCGCTGTTTACCCATCGCCTATCCCCTACGCACCACCGATAATCGTCTAGCAGTGGACATTAACGCCCCGGAAGGGGAACGCTATGCAGCCCTATTTGTCTTTGCTGAAGGGGAAGTGCCCCTAGGAGATGTCAACCCCACACAAAGTTATCTCCTCGGAGAAACCCTCGCCCGCATCCATGAAGCGGCCCATCTCTTCCGCA contains these protein-coding regions:
- the mutY gene encoding A/G-specific adenine glycosylase; its protein translation is MGGHSRQFSDTQRHQLRRSLLEWYRHQGRSLPWRDHPTPYRIWISEVMLQQTQVKTVLPYFERWMQQFPDVQRLAQADLQTVLKAWEGLGYYARARNLHRSAQEICDRHHGEFPQSYDEVLALPGIGRSTAGAILSAAFAQPQPLLDGNVKRVLARLIALAVPPSKALTELWDLSGQLLDPQNPRDFNQAIMDLGATCCTPKNPACLLCPWRHECQAYQTHTQQDLPMTESRSPLPHKEIGVAVIWNDRQQILIDRRPEEGLLGGLWEFPGGKLEAGESYPDCIRREIQEELAIDVEVGDHLITVSHAYSHFKVSLHVYHCRHLSGDPQALESQEIRWVRLDELDEFPFPKANSKIIAALREADTQKD
- a CDS encoding CHAT domain-containing protein; translation: MVSRKRFFKREHRYMGLLLSVVFATATSTPIHAQPQIPLLSQSLLTTTPSPSEAQPSRQAFGGQVAVFLGHKDTITSAEFSPDGQRILTAASFDKTARLWDLQGNLLAVLQGHERLIYSATFSPDGRYILTNGGDRTARLWDSQGNSLAVLRGQNRSYASAVFSPNGQHILTNSEGKTARLWDLQGNILAVLRGHDSQIRSAVFSPDGQHILTASLDKTARLWNLQGNILAVLQVHDSEITSALFSPDGQHILTASLDKTARLWNLQGNPIAVLRGHSAYISTAVFSSDGQHILTAGSDETARLWNLQGDLLTVFRGHENRIARAVFSPNGQHILTASEDKTARLWDLQGNLLAVLQEYGSVLTSAAFSVDGRYILTSATSDYQSARLWDRRGQLLAVLPAHQSVDGFHRAIFSPDGQYIFTYGFGHIARLWDISDAIATQVEQITALQALQEGVFSRNAQINIFQGHTGRLDHVAFSPDGQHILTASRDRTARLWNLQGNLLAILQGHTGAVSGVVFSPDSLQILTTSRSDNTVQLWDRQGNLVVMLQGHEGEVKSAVFSPDGQQILTASEDKTARLWDLQGNLLAVLRGHDGEVRSAIFTSDGQSILTRSLDQTARLWTLQGNPLAVLRGHSAYISTAVFSPDSQHILTSSADQTARLWDLQGNLLTVLRGHEDRVNSAEFSPDGRHILTISGSRSAGLWDRQGNLLVILRGHEDAVTSAKFSPNGRYILTASGDRTIRLWDYQGNLLALLRGHEDAVTDAEFSPNGRYILTASFDQTARLWDVSAAIDLQAEETSVQLAFEATVSDRNAPQAEAALQSAIQLNHQDTAEARQQGLQKLDEALNLYRTDNNLAKAAYTLLLIGNIYTDLGQFQAALDAYTEALPLSRQAGDRAEEAAILNRLGQLYTTLAVPETALDYHNQALPLLYQLNDKGGAAATFNNIGDIQADANEWEAARDNYTQALIISRPAGDLAAEATALSNIGSTYIPAGDWGTALNAYQQALIITRHLNDKIHESSILNQLGTIHAALGDNATALEHYNQALALAQQLGYKTEEADIFYNQARLNRQQNNLTAAKADIENAIEIVEALRSEIASQTLRQSYFARNQAYYQLYIDLLMQQHQQTPNQGYDALALHVSERARARSLLEQLTEAGLNLRADLDPALLAEEQRLTQALNAADQKRLDLLNSSYSNNDLEAVKAEIDAILQQLQRLEAQIRQANPAYANLRYPDPLVLADIQSKILDDKTLLLQYALGDERSYLFLVSKTSLKTYTLPPKAEIETAVEAYRALLQSPSFTDLSQGQQLSQMLLGQLADELRDQRLVIVGDGKLQLLPFAALPWGSGTSSAPLLANHEIITLPSVTSLAVQREQWQQRPQAPKTLAVLADPVFTANDPRLGENARTIVSGDLSREPSLVQDPVRNSCGDFARLPYTAAEAEQILALVPAAQQFSALGFDANHATATAANLNQYQIVHLATHGCIQDNPLLSNLALSFFQPDGQRAESSSLKLQDIYNLELNAELVVLSACQTGTGKEVQGEGIVGLTRGFMYAGARRIVVSLWSVNDRATSTLMGDYYRQMLQQGRDPAAALQQAQLAMWQSGNNSAPYYWAPFTIQGDW